From the genome of Roseiconus lacunae, one region includes:
- the zwf gene encoding glucose-6-phosphate dehydrogenase: MAHTIVIFGASGDLTSRKLIPALYSLFKKGKLDQVLRIVGVSRSPFEHAAYRDSLRESTEKFTKDLFDAESWEQFSNQIFYHAGDIKEAEDFEKLAGFLTEIEEGEPVGRIYYLSTMPQLYLDAIQQLGAAGLADDSDGFRRVIIEKPFGTDLGSAQFLNEQIHKVFREDQIYRIDHYLGKETVQNMFALRFANSIFEPIWNRNYVDHVQITVAEEVVIGRRAGYYDGSGILRDMFQNHILQLMMITAMEPPARYDSSLVRDEKVKVLHSVRKMIGGDFATNTVRGQYKGYLNEEGVPANSQTETYAALKLYCDNWRWKGVPFYLRSGKGMSCRTTQIVIQFREVPHILFGQKTRAPMGNRLVIQVQPAEGIQLHFESKVPESEMKTRTSTLDFDFNASSTGGMPDAYQRLLLDALLGDASLFARSDEVELAWGIIDPIIAAWSSPAAPELHQYQTGQWGPTESNQWMADQHREWFDVCPVLCH, encoded by the coding sequence ATGGCTCACACGATCGTAATCTTCGGTGCTTCCGGCGACCTGACCAGCCGCAAACTTATTCCCGCCCTCTACAGTCTGTTCAAGAAGGGCAAGTTAGATCAGGTATTGCGAATCGTCGGCGTCTCTCGGTCTCCGTTTGAGCACGCCGCCTATCGCGATTCACTTCGAGAATCGACGGAGAAGTTCACCAAAGATCTCTTCGATGCCGAATCATGGGAGCAATTCAGCAATCAGATCTTTTATCACGCCGGCGACATCAAAGAGGCCGAAGACTTCGAAAAGCTCGCTGGTTTTTTGACAGAAATCGAAGAAGGCGAGCCGGTCGGAAGAATCTATTATCTCTCCACGATGCCTCAGTTGTATCTAGACGCGATTCAACAACTTGGGGCCGCCGGTCTTGCCGACGACAGCGATGGCTTTCGGAGAGTCATCATCGAGAAACCGTTTGGGACCGACCTCGGTTCGGCACAGTTCCTGAACGAGCAAATTCATAAGGTCTTTCGTGAAGACCAGATCTATCGAATCGACCACTATCTCGGCAAAGAAACCGTCCAGAATATGTTCGCCTTGCGTTTCGCGAACTCGATCTTCGAGCCGATTTGGAACCGTAACTACGTCGATCACGTGCAAATCACCGTTGCCGAAGAAGTCGTCATCGGTCGTCGAGCGGGCTACTATGACGGCTCTGGAATCCTGCGTGACATGTTTCAGAACCATATTTTGCAGTTGATGATGATCACTGCGATGGAGCCACCGGCACGCTACGATTCCAGTTTGGTGCGAGACGAAAAAGTGAAGGTCCTTCACAGCGTTCGCAAAATGATCGGCGGCGACTTCGCGACCAACACCGTTCGCGGCCAGTACAAAGGCTACTTGAACGAAGAAGGCGTGCCGGCGAACAGCCAGACTGAAACGTACGCGGCCTTAAAACTTTATTGTGATAATTGGCGATGGAAGGGGGTGCCGTTCTACTTGCGGAGCGGCAAAGGGATGTCCTGTCGCACGACTCAGATCGTCATCCAATTCCGCGAAGTCCCTCATATCTTGTTCGGTCAAAAAACACGTGCCCCGATGGGCAACCGGTTGGTGATCCAAGTGCAACCGGCCGAAGGCATTCAGTTGCACTTCGAGTCAAAAGTTCCCGAGAGCGAGATGAAGACACGAACCAGCACGCTGGATTTCGACTTTAACGCCTCGTCGACCGGCGGGATGCCAGACGCATACCAGCGACTGCTGCTTGACGCGTTGCTCGGGGATGCGAGCTTGTTCGCCCGCAGCGACGAAGTCGAGCTGGCTTGGGGGATCATTGACCCGATCATTGCGGCTTGGAGCAGCCCCGCGGCACCGGAGTTGCATCAGTACCAAACCGGTCAATGGGGACCGACCGAGTCGAATCAGTGGATGGCCGACCAGCATCGCGAATGGTTCGATGTCTGTCCTGTTCTTTGCCATTGA
- a CDS encoding efflux RND transporter permease subunit — MLNAIIRLSLRYRMLVIIASLLMLGYGSYLASTMPIDVFPDLDRPRVVIITEAPGLATEEVETLVTQPIEIALMGSNGVQAVRSQTTAGLNVLYVEFDWSTEIKAARQTVSERLATLEGILPEGIRPQMTPPSSIMGQIVVAGIYRQPGPNGGQLAPVERTSWVAELVRDRDQTKINLWIPGDRDHVDQWEHIESEMLEVTTRGIDPGLAAIATVRIGDQTHEVQFQTEAKQLLELRTIADWVIRPRLLKVTGVAEVFMQGGDRKQYQILLDPTALLEHDVTVQDVEQALRESNINTSGGFAITGETERPIRILGRLGTESNSVVEDLRKVPVVRHPKRSVLLDQVASVVEGPELKRGDGSVNGHSGIVFTVVKQPHVDTRRLTDDVAAAFEEVEASLPPDIIINSELFRLKNFIDRGIFNVGEALVIGATLVIIVLFLFLLNFRTTFITLTAIPMSLVMTTLVFRIVSWLSGSELSINVMTLGGIAVAMGELVDDAIVDVENIFRRLKENNHRDNPESAIRVVYEASKEIRSAILFGTAVVILVFLPLFALSGVEGRLFAPLGFAYIVSILSSFLVSLTVTPVLSYYLLPNSGATHRESDGPVLRGLKAIATPLIRTSMAIPGSLLLLTWIVVGIAGWQLARLGRNFLPAFDEGSVQVNVTLPPGSSLQASNQVSSNIDDVFLSMQKSPSNPDGEILNFVRRTGRAEMDEHASPVNFGEYILSMNPEADHNREEMLAELLDRIHDEVPGVDIEVEQPLAHLISHMVSGVYAQIAIKIHGDDLDQLLNLAEQVKTSIKDIPGITPPIIEPIRMTPELHIQLRGDDLALYGLTREYVADVLQTALQGEVVSQVLLGQRRFDLLIRLEEQYRTDYANLGRLRIDLPHLEGQAERGQIELRDVATIGEGAGPNSVNRENARRRIVIRCNTQGQDLASAVQAIKQQVNVNLNLPVGYYVEYGGQFESQQNATRLIMILAGVAVVGMFVVLMILFPSVRVVLQILNALPTAFIGGVLALVITQQNLTVASLVGFISLGGIAVRNGILLVTHYFHLMSEECESFTEEMILRGSLERLAPVLMTALTAGIGLIPLVLGGQEPGREILYPVATVILGGLTTSTFCEFLIHPGLFWKFSGQDAKRLVDAEEVTSI, encoded by the coding sequence ATGCTCAACGCAATCATTCGCCTTTCGCTTCGTTATCGGATGCTCGTGATCATCGCAAGCTTGTTGATGCTTGGATACGGTTCGTATCTTGCATCGACAATGCCGATCGATGTTTTTCCCGATCTTGACCGACCACGTGTTGTCATCATCACCGAAGCACCCGGACTCGCGACGGAGGAAGTCGAGACGCTGGTCACGCAACCGATCGAAATCGCATTGATGGGATCCAATGGCGTGCAAGCAGTTCGCAGTCAAACGACGGCCGGTCTGAACGTCCTGTATGTCGAATTCGATTGGTCTACGGAAATCAAAGCAGCACGGCAAACAGTCAGCGAACGGCTGGCCACTCTGGAAGGGATTCTGCCTGAAGGAATCCGTCCGCAAATGACGCCGCCGTCGTCAATCATGGGCCAGATCGTCGTCGCGGGCATCTATCGCCAGCCTGGTCCGAACGGAGGCCAGCTCGCACCTGTTGAACGGACCAGTTGGGTTGCGGAACTAGTTCGCGATCGCGATCAAACCAAGATCAATCTTTGGATACCGGGTGATCGGGATCACGTCGATCAGTGGGAGCATATTGAAAGTGAGATGCTCGAAGTCACAACCCGCGGAATCGATCCGGGACTGGCCGCGATCGCAACAGTTCGCATTGGGGATCAAACGCATGAAGTACAATTTCAAACCGAAGCGAAACAACTCCTCGAACTTCGCACGATCGCCGACTGGGTTATCCGTCCGCGTCTCTTAAAAGTCACCGGAGTCGCCGAAGTCTTCATGCAGGGTGGAGATCGAAAACAGTACCAAATCCTGCTCGATCCCACCGCCTTGCTCGAACACGACGTTACGGTTCAAGACGTCGAGCAAGCTCTTCGCGAAAGCAATATCAATACGAGTGGCGGCTTCGCCATCACGGGCGAGACTGAGCGTCCTATTCGAATCCTTGGACGGCTTGGCACCGAATCCAACAGCGTCGTGGAGGACTTACGAAAAGTCCCAGTTGTTCGGCATCCAAAAAGAAGTGTCTTGCTGGATCAAGTCGCGTCGGTAGTCGAAGGTCCGGAGCTAAAACGGGGCGACGGTAGTGTGAACGGGCACAGCGGAATTGTTTTCACGGTTGTGAAGCAGCCGCACGTGGACACTCGTCGATTGACGGACGACGTGGCAGCCGCCTTCGAAGAAGTCGAGGCATCGTTGCCGCCGGACATTATCATCAACTCAGAGCTATTTCGATTAAAAAACTTCATCGATCGAGGCATCTTCAACGTCGGCGAAGCGTTGGTGATCGGCGCGACGCTGGTCATCATTGTCCTGTTTCTTTTCTTGCTCAACTTTCGGACGACCTTCATCACTCTCACCGCGATACCTATGTCGTTGGTGATGACGACGCTGGTATTTCGCATTGTTAGCTGGCTGAGTGGAAGTGAGCTTTCGATCAACGTCATGACACTTGGCGGTATCGCGGTCGCCATGGGTGAGCTCGTCGATGATGCGATCGTGGACGTGGAGAACATTTTTCGGCGTTTGAAGGAGAACAATCACCGCGACAATCCAGAGTCTGCCATTCGCGTGGTGTACGAGGCGAGCAAAGAGATTCGCAGCGCGATCTTGTTCGGCACTGCAGTCGTGATTCTTGTCTTCCTGCCTCTGTTCGCACTTTCGGGTGTGGAAGGCCGACTATTCGCTCCGCTCGGTTTTGCCTATATCGTCAGCATTCTGTCTTCATTCCTCGTGTCGCTCACGGTAACGCCGGTTCTTTCGTACTACCTGCTGCCAAATTCGGGAGCAACACACCGCGAGTCGGACGGACCGGTGCTACGCGGTTTGAAAGCGATCGCCACACCGTTGATTCGCACAAGCATGGCAATCCCGGGCAGCCTGCTCTTGCTCACATGGATTGTCGTTGGGATTGCCGGTTGGCAACTCGCGAGATTGGGACGAAATTTCCTACCGGCTTTTGACGAAGGTAGCGTGCAGGTCAACGTCACGCTTCCGCCAGGCTCATCCTTGCAGGCCTCCAACCAAGTCTCCAGCAACATCGATGACGTGTTTCTCTCGATGCAAAAATCGCCGTCAAACCCCGATGGCGAAATCCTGAACTTTGTTCGCCGGACTGGGCGAGCCGAGATGGATGAACACGCGTCCCCGGTCAATTTCGGCGAGTACATCCTGAGTATGAACCCGGAGGCCGACCACAACCGAGAGGAAATGCTGGCGGAGCTGCTCGACAGAATCCACGATGAGGTGCCTGGCGTCGATATCGAAGTGGAGCAACCACTGGCGCACTTAATCAGCCACATGGTCTCCGGTGTTTACGCACAGATCGCGATCAAGATTCACGGTGATGACCTGGACCAACTACTAAATCTGGCAGAACAAGTCAAAACGTCCATCAAAGACATTCCCGGAATCACACCTCCGATTATTGAGCCGATTCGGATGACACCGGAGTTGCATATCCAGCTGCGTGGTGATGATTTGGCCTTGTATGGACTGACTCGCGAGTATGTCGCCGACGTTTTACAAACGGCGTTACAGGGCGAAGTCGTATCGCAGGTTTTGCTTGGCCAGAGACGTTTCGATTTATTGATTCGGTTGGAAGAACAGTATCGGACCGACTACGCGAATCTCGGTCGACTACGCATTGATCTTCCGCACCTGGAAGGTCAAGCCGAACGCGGGCAGATCGAACTACGTGATGTCGCGACGATTGGCGAGGGGGCAGGTCCCAATTCGGTCAATCGCGAAAATGCCCGTCGGCGGATTGTTATCCGTTGCAACACACAAGGCCAAGACTTGGCAAGCGCCGTGCAGGCGATCAAGCAGCAGGTTAATGTCAATTTGAATCTGCCGGTCGGATACTACGTCGAATATGGCGGCCAGTTTGAAAGTCAGCAAAACGCAACACGATTGATCATGATCTTGGCCGGTGTCGCCGTGGTCGGGATGTTCGTCGTGTTAATGATTCTATTCCCCTCGGTTCGAGTGGTGCTACAGATACTCAACGCATTGCCGACTGCGTTTATCGGTGGTGTGCTCGCGTTGGTGATCACGCAACAGAATCTGACCGTCGCCAGTCTTGTTGGCTTTATTTCGCTGGGCGGCATTGCAGTGCGCAACGGCATTCTTCTGGTGACGCACTACTTCCATCTGATGAGTGAAGAATGTGAGAGCTTCACGGAGGAAATGATCTTGCGCGGCAGCTTAGAGCGACTTGCCCCCGTCCTGATGACTGCGCTGACCGCGGGTATCGGCTTGATTCCGCTGGTCTTGGGCGGTCAAGAACCCGGTCGTGAGATTCTGTACCCGGTCGCGACGGTCATCCTCGGCGGCCTGACAACGTCTACGTTTTGTGAGTTCCTGATTCATCCGGGACTCTTTTGGAAATTCAGTGGTCAAGACGCCAAGCGGCTCGTGGACGCTGAAGAAGTTACCTCGATTTGA
- a CDS encoding AraC family transcriptional regulator, with product MSLEGAIITEVTLVDKIERSRTGEFRSQSLPDHLLHICISGEVDQVAAGVAQRFGAGQAIWYHENEPIRGRVSVAPWIFYTVNFRAPALPPPPLTRRVSRVTNETIDRMRRLHEAWLTTNLSPVRRHLQVHSVLCDVISDLLAEEEQHHRIDRPTQLWWEIESRLRSRLDEPIDLKLLGELSGTSQRSVARACHLATGMSPMKRVKQMRLNYARGLTQLSKMSMTHIALQIGYSRVQEFSRDYRAAFGCTPSQDRSAGPDY from the coding sequence GTGTCGTTAGAGGGGGCGATCATTACCGAAGTCACGTTGGTCGACAAAATCGAGCGGTCACGAACGGGAGAGTTCCGGAGCCAGTCATTACCGGACCACTTGCTGCACATCTGCATCAGCGGAGAAGTGGACCAAGTCGCCGCCGGTGTTGCACAACGCTTCGGCGCGGGACAGGCGATTTGGTATCACGAGAACGAGCCAATCAGAGGCCGAGTGAGTGTCGCGCCATGGATTTTTTACACAGTCAACTTTCGTGCCCCGGCTCTACCGCCACCTCCGCTGACTCGCCGAGTGAGTCGCGTCACAAACGAAACCATTGATCGAATGCGGCGACTTCATGAGGCTTGGCTAACGACCAATCTTTCACCGGTGAGGCGGCATCTTCAGGTGCATTCGGTACTGTGCGATGTCATTTCCGATTTACTTGCAGAAGAAGAACAGCACCACCGGATCGATCGTCCGACTCAACTTTGGTGGGAGATCGAGTCGCGACTGCGTAGCCGATTGGACGAACCCATCGACCTAAAGCTCTTGGGTGAGCTCAGCGGGACTTCTCAGCGAAGCGTCGCTCGGGCGTGCCACCTTGCGACCGGGATGTCCCCGATGAAACGAGTCAAGCAGATGCGGTTGAACTATGCCCGTGGACTGACTCAGTTGTCAAAAATGTCGATGACGCATATCGCGCTTCAGATTGGATACTCGCGTGTCCAAGAATTCAGTCGTGACTACCGGGCCGCTTTTGGATGCACGCCATCCCAGGACCGAAGTGCGGGGCCGGATTACTGA
- a CDS encoding ExbD/TolR family protein yields the protein MKIRREVEQEKNELNMTSMIDIVFLLLVFFVMTFKIVEMEGDFTVRMPLAGDGQSSSTDLDLPYKLRLRADDQGSLTAIELNEINLGTDFDKLRANIVSLVGTDDPVEGEDGPEIEIDTDYNLRYAHVIQAITAVSGYRDEGTGQVIKLIEKIKFAKPRRG from the coding sequence TCGCCGCGAAGTCGAGCAGGAAAAAAATGAACTGAATATGACCAGTATGATCGACATCGTCTTTCTACTGTTGGTGTTCTTCGTGATGACGTTCAAGATCGTCGAAATGGAAGGCGACTTCACCGTACGCATGCCGCTTGCCGGCGACGGGCAATCCAGTTCAACCGACCTGGATCTACCCTACAAATTGCGTTTGCGCGCCGACGATCAAGGGTCACTGACTGCGATCGAACTTAATGAAATCAACCTAGGTACCGACTTCGACAAGCTCCGGGCAAACATCGTTTCACTGGTCGGGACCGATGATCCCGTCGAAGGCGAAGACGGTCCGGAAATCGAAATCGATACCGACTATAACCTTCGCTACGCCCACGTGATCCAAGCGATTACCGCTGTCAGCGGCTATCGGGACGAAGGCACCGGTCAAGTCATCAAGCTGATCGAAAAAATCAAGTTCGCCAAGCCTCGCCGCGGTTAG
- a CDS encoding beta-N-acetylhexosaminidase — MSFEYTKTIHHLVGCVVMVAGYAASQFCAAAENVPHPIVVPTPQSFEMGNGFATLSEDSTIYFDARQGVPRVLEASLEPLANVLAEEIEITTGLRLTVKAITETTSREKHDIQLRFAPISGDFAATEADEDQSYSLEVNSKGIVIESQYYKGVAYGTATLLQLIDVSERQPSIPCLSVLDKAEASFRNILIDVARNPISIGVVKDVVRLARLYKVRYVQLHLTDDQSFTFPFAPVIEGLKSSGIENNAYTRNELLDLVAYADARGVTLIPEIEVPGHSTKIMQSGYLRPLDQGHAAIADPANFAKINTLIDDVLSVFKSSPYFHMGGDESGAGKKLIPLVASINQHVRGNPTGGKRRLLVWEGFHGAPTDQIPATGEDRVIVMAWESSYNTPWDLLRNGYQLINASWKPTYLVGGYGSLMHAGSGGVGKFSLQDLYRWNRSTFMHWEPRRPIYEDVGPNDPIRGDHLWDASWIDKEDQIIGGMLLYWEQREGSTIHYLLPRVPVFAQRLWNPDASFSYDDFASQATQSQIKTLPIVQPVEILPAADRSSPVSVLFRHYSGESATVTLRNRTQINGKIRYSKGNFTGWKESPKFDPVPSPTTNYEEPVAIPGEFGIRAELLREDNTPVEGHSWAFFANWPMKVSVTDFDLDDKVFDLVPDMTKLPKDKILRQYSMPYIRGPLNHKSVIGQMLVCDFVAPVSGEYLFELKTQSGRATLYLDQNQNHRWEQSEALIENSPNTEIGKTGSVELKASRRYQLRIDHATGMPRPVLSLSTTIPGTDDRRSVLPYIELPKRSNAPENNTQANQIEAKGVNFQKLAFYPDRWTASKVDFEMLAWEGQRVVLVTRKGDYDASELARFVERLDRAWEVYSDLIGTEPRQFKTFNGKPTICALPKPNLSCGLGCGYVGASGIEVAAFYSVDLPNFQKHPDCFQHYYFYEMGRNYFVFGDRHSLFTTGFAVFMRYVCMDELGCDDLDVRTRETIEACEEVYAKSNVGFYDAFTNLGAGEKSNRLKDSQGNTIHPSDQPVMYATAMLKLRRDFGDQWVTKFFHLMRKCDPAKATNIATSKTQVFNWLVCASAAAEKDLTFVFADRWRLPMSQRQRQLMKQVDWSTAENDLPAIVSKLVADK, encoded by the coding sequence ATGAGTTTTGAATACACCAAAACCATCCACCATCTTGTTGGATGTGTCGTGATGGTTGCCGGGTACGCAGCTAGCCAATTCTGTGCCGCCGCGGAAAACGTCCCGCACCCAATCGTGGTCCCGACACCCCAGTCGTTCGAAATGGGAAACGGCTTCGCGACGCTGAGCGAAGATTCGACGATCTACTTTGATGCTCGGCAAGGTGTTCCACGTGTGTTGGAAGCTTCTCTTGAACCACTGGCGAACGTGTTGGCTGAGGAGATCGAGATCACCACAGGGCTGAGACTGACCGTGAAGGCGATCACCGAAACGACATCGCGCGAAAAGCACGATATCCAGCTCCGCTTCGCGCCCATTTCTGGTGACTTCGCTGCGACGGAAGCCGATGAAGACCAGTCTTATTCGCTGGAAGTGAATTCAAAAGGCATCGTGATTGAAAGCCAGTATTACAAGGGCGTGGCCTATGGCACGGCAACGCTTCTGCAGCTGATTGATGTTTCAGAAAGGCAACCTTCGATCCCGTGTTTGTCAGTGCTGGATAAGGCGGAAGCGAGCTTTCGTAATATCTTGATCGATGTCGCACGAAATCCGATCAGTATTGGTGTCGTGAAGGACGTCGTGCGCCTAGCACGACTCTACAAAGTTCGATATGTCCAACTTCATCTGACCGACGACCAATCATTCACATTTCCGTTTGCGCCGGTGATCGAAGGACTGAAATCCAGTGGGATCGAGAACAACGCGTACACACGAAACGAATTGCTGGATCTGGTTGCCTACGCTGACGCCCGCGGTGTCACACTCATTCCCGAAATCGAAGTCCCCGGGCACTCCACCAAAATCATGCAGTCGGGTTACCTTCGCCCCTTGGACCAAGGTCATGCGGCTATCGCCGATCCGGCTAATTTTGCAAAGATCAACACCCTCATCGATGACGTTCTTAGTGTATTCAAGTCGTCTCCCTACTTTCACATGGGGGGCGATGAATCCGGCGCGGGCAAGAAACTGATTCCGCTTGTCGCGTCGATCAACCAACACGTCCGAGGTAACCCGACGGGAGGTAAACGACGACTGTTGGTCTGGGAGGGGTTCCATGGTGCACCGACGGACCAAATTCCGGCGACGGGGGAAGACCGCGTGATCGTGATGGCTTGGGAAAGTTCCTACAACACGCCTTGGGATCTGCTGCGTAATGGCTATCAACTGATTAATGCGTCTTGGAAACCAACGTACCTGGTCGGCGGATACGGGAGCTTGATGCATGCAGGTTCCGGCGGTGTGGGAAAGTTCTCGCTACAAGACCTCTATCGTTGGAACCGCTCGACGTTCATGCATTGGGAACCGAGACGCCCCATCTACGAGGACGTTGGCCCCAATGATCCGATCCGAGGCGATCACCTTTGGGACGCGAGCTGGATTGATAAAGAAGATCAGATCATTGGCGGGATGTTGCTTTACTGGGAACAACGTGAGGGCAGTACGATTCATTACCTGCTGCCTCGTGTGCCCGTGTTTGCCCAACGACTTTGGAATCCAGATGCGAGCTTTAGCTACGACGATTTCGCATCGCAGGCAACGCAGTCGCAGATAAAAACATTGCCTATCGTCCAGCCGGTCGAAATTTTACCGGCAGCAGATCGGTCTTCACCGGTTTCAGTTTTGTTCCGCCACTATTCAGGGGAATCCGCGACGGTGACGCTGCGAAACCGTACGCAGATCAATGGCAAAATTCGGTACTCCAAAGGCAACTTTACCGGCTGGAAAGAATCACCCAAATTCGACCCCGTTCCTTCACCGACAACCAACTACGAAGAACCGGTTGCCATCCCGGGCGAATTTGGGATTCGAGCCGAACTCCTTCGCGAGGACAATACACCTGTCGAAGGTCACTCGTGGGCGTTCTTTGCCAATTGGCCGATGAAAGTTTCTGTGACGGATTTTGACCTTGATGACAAGGTCTTCGATCTCGTTCCCGATATGACGAAGCTCCCCAAAGATAAGATTCTTCGCCAGTATTCGATGCCGTACATCCGTGGGCCGCTGAACCACAAATCGGTGATCGGACAAATGCTGGTTTGCGATTTCGTCGCGCCGGTCAGCGGCGAGTACTTGTTCGAGTTGAAGACCCAAAGCGGGCGTGCGACGCTTTATCTCGATCAAAATCAGAACCATCGCTGGGAACAGAGTGAAGCGTTGATCGAGAATTCGCCCAACACGGAAATCGGAAAAACAGGCTCAGTGGAACTGAAGGCATCTCGGCGATACCAACTTCGGATCGATCATGCGACGGGGATGCCAAGGCCGGTGCTTTCGCTTTCGACGACGATCCCGGGAACCGACGATCGCCGGTCTGTTCTTCCTTACATTGAACTGCCAAAACGCAGCAATGCCCCCGAAAACAACACTCAAGCGAATCAAATCGAGGCCAAAGGTGTCAACTTCCAAAAGCTTGCTTTTTACCCCGATCGCTGGACAGCGTCGAAAGTGGACTTCGAAATGTTGGCCTGGGAAGGTCAACGTGTCGTCCTGGTCACTCGAAAAGGCGATTACGATGCAAGCGAGTTAGCGCGTTTTGTCGAGCGTCTTGATCGTGCCTGGGAAGTGTATTCCGACTTGATTGGCACAGAGCCCCGGCAATTCAAAACGTTCAATGGGAAACCCACCATTTGCGCCCTCCCCAAACCGAACCTGTCATGCGGACTCGGTTGTGGATACGTCGGTGCATCAGGAATCGAAGTCGCGGCGTTTTACAGCGTCGATCTCCCCAATTTCCAAAAGCACCCGGACTGCTTTCAACACTACTATTTCTACGAGATGGGGCGCAACTACTTTGTCTTTGGAGATCGACATTCATTGTTCACGACGGGATTCGCTGTGTTCATGCGCTACGTTTGCATGGATGAGCTTGGATGCGACGATCTCGACGTTCGGACTCGCGAAACCATCGAAGCCTGCGAAGAGGTCTACGCAAAATCAAATGTTGGCTTTTACGATGCCTTCACAAACCTTGGGGCCGGGGAGAAAAGTAATCGCTTAAAAGACTCGCAGGGCAACACCATTCACCCAAGTGACCAGCCGGTGATGTATGCGACCGCGATGCTAAAGCTGAGACGAGACTTCGGTGATCAATGGGTCACAAAGTTTTTTCACCTGATGCGGAAATGCGATCCAGCGAAGGCAACCAATATTGCGACTTCGAAAACTCAGGTTTTCAATTGGCTCGTTTGTGCGTCGGCTGCTGCCGAAAAAGATTTGACCTTCGTCTTTGCAGATCGATGGCGTCTGCCGATGTCACAACGACAGCGGCAGCTGATGAAACAAGTCGACTGGTCGACGGCGGAAAACGATTTGCCTGCGATCGTTTCAAAGCTCGTCGCCGACAAATAG
- a CDS encoding efflux RND transporter periplasmic adaptor subunit, with the protein MQNHKVLKALVGSFLICVVLGSIWVMREHLFPASDMEQSATDKASASTSELEILELGSQARKNLNLVAKSARPADYWRTITIPGVVQDRPGVSDRGVTSPAIGAISQIHVYPGDTVRPGERLVTIQLFSEYLQSTQMQLFKASEEITLLQRETDRLSSVASTGGISKSRIIELNNEVRRQETLIKASKQELLNRGLAPAQVEQITRGSFVSSIEVVAPPPRTIALEQRPATEPTVSQASFVLDDQSTDSIAYEVQQLSVELGQTVQAGQLIAELSNHQHLYVVGHAFKREAGWLERAAQEGRPVEIEFADDSAEVWPPVDQQFQIRHLSNTIDAESRTFDFYVPLDNQSRSYEKAGETFLVWRFRPGQRTRIQVPVEKLENAFILPSEAVAHEGPETFVYRQNGDLFNQIAVHVLHEDRRHVVIANDGSITPGTFLAQNAGASLRRVLKSQSASGEQPGLHVHADGTVHAAH; encoded by the coding sequence ATGCAAAATCACAAAGTACTAAAAGCCTTAGTCGGCTCGTTCTTGATTTGTGTCGTTCTTGGTTCCATTTGGGTGATGCGTGAGCATCTCTTTCCGGCCTCGGATATGGAACAATCAGCGACAGACAAGGCGAGTGCGTCTACATCGGAACTTGAAATCTTAGAACTGGGATCGCAAGCGCGAAAGAACCTGAACTTGGTGGCCAAGTCGGCGCGCCCCGCGGACTATTGGCGAACCATCACGATCCCAGGAGTCGTTCAAGACCGGCCTGGAGTCTCGGATCGAGGCGTCACTTCTCCGGCCATTGGTGCCATTTCACAAATTCACGTTTACCCAGGAGACACTGTACGGCCGGGAGAACGACTGGTGACCATTCAGTTGTTCAGCGAGTACCTACAATCCACGCAAATGCAGTTATTCAAAGCGTCAGAGGAAATCACGCTCCTGCAGCGAGAGACTGATCGCCTTTCATCGGTCGCATCCACCGGCGGCATATCTAAATCAAGAATCATCGAACTCAACAACGAAGTCCGTCGACAGGAAACGCTTATCAAAGCTTCCAAGCAAGAACTCCTCAATCGCGGTCTTGCTCCAGCGCAAGTAGAACAGATTACGCGCGGTAGTTTCGTTTCTTCGATTGAGGTCGTGGCCCCACCACCCCGAACGATTGCCTTGGAACAGCGCCCTGCGACTGAGCCAACCGTCTCCCAAGCGAGCTTCGTGCTTGATGACCAATCGACCGACTCGATTGCCTATGAGGTTCAGCAATTGTCCGTCGAGTTGGGGCAAACAGTTCAAGCAGGGCAGTTGATTGCCGAGCTTTCCAACCATCAGCATCTGTATGTCGTTGGCCACGCGTTTAAACGTGAGGCAGGTTGGTTGGAACGAGCGGCTCAAGAAGGTCGGCCTGTCGAAATTGAGTTCGCCGATGATTCTGCCGAAGTCTGGCCGCCGGTCGATCAACAGTTTCAGATCCGCCATCTCTCGAACACCATCGACGCCGAAAGCCGAACGTTCGATTTCTATGTTCCGTTAGATAACCAGTCCCGAAGCTACGAGAAAGCTGGCGAGACCTTCCTCGTCTGGCGTTTTCGCCCCGGACAAAGGACTCGCATCCAGGTTCCTGTCGAGAAACTGGAAAACGCTTTCATTCTTCCCTCGGAAGCCGTCGCGCACGAAGGACCTGAGACCTTTGTCTATCGGCAAAACGGCGACCTGTTCAATCAAATCGCCGTCCACGTACTTCACGAAGATCGCCGGCATGTCGTGATTGCCAACGATGGCAGCATCACTCCGGGGACCTTCCTTGCTCAGAATGCGGGCGCATCGCTCAGGCGTGTTCTCAAGTCGCAGTCGGCCAGCGGTGAACAACCTGGTCTCCATGTCCACGCCGACGGCACAGTCCACGCGGCGCACTAG